In a single window of the Sediminicoccus sp. KRV36 genome:
- a CDS encoding PriCT-2 domain-containing protein yields the protein MLGDTPCLRIGRAPKRLLVYRAVTPFAGRKRHPLELLARGQQFVAYAVHPDTGRPYEWPEESLLDVPVAKLPAVDEAASNAFLDAAWALLPDELRQSSLLSDAPTSAWHGPSDPRGTLQAVTDALEFLPNEDLIWDDWFRIGMSMKAALGDEGRDLWLAWSKGASKSGRSGKSDTAERFWASARPHSIGAGTIYWLAEKRGWIPPPEVTLNGDAADRAAESHPAAGMLAKIALAAPAVPPPKPYRVPSELLKVDGALRLFMDYATASAVSPQPFLSLGAAICLVGAIAGRRYRTPTDLRSNVYAIGIADSGGGKDHARRCAKRAIYAAGLDRYLGGEDLASSAGLLTSLQRHPARLFQVDEFGQFLKLVLNVRAPAHKAAIWSELTKLYTSAAEPYIGAEYADQKARPRVTIEQPCACIWGVTVPGPFWSALEGGALADGSIARFLVFLTDDDYPERNETPAAMDPPTDLVAALQGIARGVPGHSHGGNIADAMESSAPIHAYTVPLSPAANAAMARVRREATDLLRSHRGTHATALFGRYAENTAKLAMIAAVSRAPARPITEAADVTWASALVEHCVGTLLREAERLVSDNNTEANHKRVLEIIRTAGEISRNALVRKTQFLSKREREEIFDALVEAELVSRCGCSRRRSCARRVPPRSTPSAAAAAPPPSCGDRQMTEYAWPTVLRPSRLSFYLQHNTLRFVSPVTRATQVLRREGARWVAEASFEPLGRVQAGVMDGLLAALAGSANTVRIWDWRREYRTGDPRSQGDVPTGPYSFSDATIFTDGTGLVVGSGNPSLAAGAPRGALSIVTQGWWPSTVVVGAGDYIGLGGRLYIATAAVAASGAGTATIAIAPPLRAAVVVGEPLILSLPSVPMRLVSDDEAANPTRPGPFAAVTIRMEEAL from the coding sequence ATGCTGGGCGACACGCCCTGCTTGCGCATCGGCCGCGCGCCGAAGCGGCTGCTGGTCTATCGCGCCGTCACGCCCTTCGCTGGCCGCAAGCGCCATCCCCTCGAGCTGCTGGCGCGCGGCCAGCAATTCGTCGCCTATGCCGTGCACCCCGATACCGGCCGTCCCTATGAATGGCCCGAGGAGAGCCTGCTCGACGTCCCGGTGGCAAAGCTGCCGGCGGTGGATGAGGCAGCCAGCAATGCGTTCCTCGACGCCGCATGGGCGCTCCTGCCGGATGAGTTGCGGCAGTCCTCCCTGCTGTCCGATGCGCCCACCAGCGCCTGGCACGGGCCGTCAGATCCCCGCGGCACGCTGCAGGCCGTCACCGACGCGCTGGAGTTCCTACCGAACGAGGATCTGATCTGGGACGACTGGTTCCGTATCGGCATGTCCATGAAGGCGGCTCTGGGCGACGAGGGCCGTGACCTCTGGCTCGCCTGGTCCAAGGGGGCCAGCAAATCTGGCCGCAGTGGCAAGTCCGATACCGCAGAGCGGTTCTGGGCCTCCGCCCGGCCTCACAGCATCGGCGCGGGCACGATCTACTGGCTGGCCGAGAAGCGCGGCTGGATCCCGCCACCTGAGGTCACGCTGAACGGCGACGCCGCCGATCGTGCCGCTGAATCCCATCCCGCCGCGGGCATGCTAGCAAAGATCGCGTTAGCGGCACCCGCCGTGCCGCCACCGAAGCCCTATCGCGTTCCGTCCGAGCTGCTGAAGGTGGACGGCGCGTTGCGGCTGTTCATGGACTACGCCACCGCCAGCGCCGTCAGCCCGCAGCCGTTCCTCTCGCTGGGCGCTGCCATCTGCCTGGTAGGCGCTATCGCTGGGCGCCGGTATCGCACGCCGACCGACCTGCGCAGCAACGTCTACGCCATCGGCATTGCCGACAGCGGCGGCGGGAAGGACCATGCCCGGCGATGCGCGAAGCGCGCGATCTACGCCGCAGGCCTCGACCGCTACCTGGGTGGGGAGGATCTCGCCTCGTCGGCCGGCCTGCTCACGTCGCTGCAGCGCCACCCGGCACGGCTGTTCCAGGTCGATGAATTCGGCCAGTTCCTGAAGCTGGTCCTGAATGTCCGTGCCCCGGCCCATAAGGCGGCCATCTGGTCGGAGCTGACCAAGCTCTACACCTCGGCCGCCGAGCCATACATCGGCGCAGAATACGCCGACCAGAAGGCGCGGCCGCGCGTCACCATCGAGCAGCCCTGCGCCTGCATCTGGGGCGTTACCGTGCCGGGCCCGTTCTGGTCGGCGCTGGAGGGTGGCGCCCTGGCGGACGGCTCCATCGCGCGCTTCCTGGTGTTCCTGACCGACGACGACTACCCGGAGCGTAACGAGACACCTGCCGCCATGGATCCGCCGACCGATCTGGTAGCGGCCCTGCAGGGGATCGCTCGGGGTGTGCCCGGCCACAGCCATGGCGGGAACATCGCCGACGCCATGGAATCCTCGGCGCCAATCCATGCCTATACCGTGCCGCTCAGCCCTGCTGCCAACGCGGCCATGGCCCGCGTTCGTCGCGAGGCTACCGATCTGCTGCGCTCCCATCGCGGCACACACGCCACTGCCCTGTTCGGCCGTTACGCCGAGAACACCGCCAAGCTGGCGATGATCGCCGCGGTCAGTCGTGCCCCCGCCCGGCCGATCACGGAGGCGGCGGACGTCACCTGGGCATCGGCGCTGGTCGAGCACTGCGTCGGCACGCTGCTGCGCGAAGCAGAGCGTCTCGTCTCGGACAACAACACCGAGGCGAACCACAAACGCGTCCTGGAGATCATTCGCACCGCTGGCGAGATCAGTCGGAACGCCCTGGTCCGCAAGACCCAGTTCCTGTCGAAGCGCGAGCGTGAGGAGATCTTCGACGCGCTGGTCGAGGCCGAACTGGTGTCGCGCTGCGGGTGCTCTCGGCGCAGATCGTGCGCCAGGCGAGTGCCGCCACGCTCGACGCCATCCGCCGCGGCGGCAGCGCCACCTCCATCGTGCGGGGATAGGCAGATGACGGAATACGCCTGGCCCACCGTGCTGCGCCCAAGCCGCCTCAGCTTCTATCTCCAGCACAACACCCTGCGCTTTGTCTCGCCCGTCACCCGCGCCACGCAGGTGTTGCGGCGCGAGGGCGCCCGCTGGGTGGCGGAGGCGAGCTTCGAGCCGCTGGGGCGCGTGCAGGCCGGCGTGATGGATGGGCTGCTCGCGGCGCTGGCCGGCTCGGCCAACACCGTCCGCATCTGGGACTGGCGGCGCGAATATCGCACCGGCGATCCACGCAGCCAGGGCGATGTGCCGACCGGACCCTATTCCTTCTCGGACGCCACGATCTTCACGGACGGGACCGGGCTGGTGGTGGGATCCGGCAATCCCTCGCTCGCGGCGGGTGCGCCACGCGGGGCGCTGTCCATCGTCACGCAGGGTTGGTGGCCCAGCACGGTCGTGGTCGGCGCCGGCGACTATATCGGCCTCGGCGGACGCCTCTACATCGCCACCGCCGCGGTCGCCGCCTCCGGGGCCGGCACCGCCACCATCGCCATCGCCCCGCCGCTGCGCGCCGCGGTGGTGGTGGGCGAGCCGCTGATCCTGTCGCTGCCGAGCGTGCCGATGCGGCTGGTGTCGGATGACGAGGCCGCCAACCCGACGCGGCCGGGTCCCTTCGCCGCCGTCACCATCCGTATGGAGGAGGCTTTATAG
- a CDS encoding VCBS domain-containing protein → MARRILNGTAFSDSINASGLPLGDFARSLLGDGNDVFEGSTGHDQAFGEAGNDALFGRLGNDSLVGGDGNDTLDGSDGNDTLDGGDGNDSLDGGMGADVLNGGSGNNRIRAGEGNDRVTAGDDGDMIWGDAGNDTIHAGGGNNWVYGGDGHDSITAGDDGDMIWGDAGNDTIHAGGGNNWVYGGDGHDSITAGDTGDMIWGDAGNDTINAGGGNNWVYGGLGHDSIRAGTGGDMIYGEDGDDTILDEGGNNWAYGGQGNDRITMGDGNDQVTGDAGNDTINAGGGNNYAYGGLGQDSLTAGDGADMLSGDDGNDTLLGGRGQDQVFGGAGNDFVLQGRNDGAPGQDMLRGGAGTDTLRFTFTRAEWFNAANQTELARLVAENAAPPARAGGVVTSNLFGLNFAEFEELSVAVEGQILTAADDAVTARADTFNLSEGAAVSGSVVANDIVPDLIASVALVGAPPSPGIFSLSNAGLLSFDTGTSFEYLAAGQVATLRFNYRVTDADGDTGDAVVTLRITGVNDAATISGTNTGAIIEDSAARLSGRLIVSDVDTGEARFAAPVSLIGTYGTFTFNTNTGDWGYRLNNASAQVQALTAGQLVNDTLTVTSRDGTASSTITIAVTGANDAASISGNSTGSVTEDGMLTASGMLGVTDVDAGQAVFATPGSLTGVYGSFTFHASTGAWGYALNNAAANVQALAAGQVVQDTLTVTSLDGTASRVISVAINGVNDAPTNLADSNLAANAVLEGAANGSATGVTMLASDPDGGALSYSFKVAGVASAVDATGRFAIDATTGVITVANGALLNFEAGATQNLTVFARDSLGAETSANVAIQLTDRDETPPSAVILSFEDVPGGALSDGGERPLTSYAGFTFGQAGIYNPDGALGYTTSSGTTLAFFGEARGNEVPGYPAPAGSPLTVNRADGADFDFYGAFFSAAFGSTLPITARAYDDGALVGTVTITVPYGAAPHYDFGDQYPGQRFTSIDRLEFSANDYFGLDDFAFGNVTASILGANDAATTNEDAAVTLNVLSNDTGLALTLEGIELVNGFGGFSLLGNQVVFDPRGVAGYQALWTGETATSTARYTLRDGNGQTTTAEVTVTVTGVNDAPVVNGSIANLSGQVQTNFNFTVPDTLFVDSDGEGAITLSATLNDGSPLPAWLIFDAATRSFTGTPPADAADNYQIRLRGSEADGVSSTLTFNLTVLDAPPVIGSPGSDTLWGTINGQLVDGLGGADTLYGDPGADLMRGGEGDDQIYGEAGNDVIEGNAGNDYLEGGIGNDVLEGGDGDDRLFAGQGTDTLNGGLGIDYLSLSGSSGLGDGGDGNDTIDAYQGRGTITVLGGDGNDLIYASYQATSQTIDGGAGDDTLLYLGYRAGVTVNAGNGADSLTFWTNTNANALVTLGSGSDVMGIHDVWAGGTNLATVTDFAAGSGGDVILLNNFLAGLQGWDGSANPFGAGFMRLLTSGSDTLFQIDQNGGGNSYATIYTLQNTNAANLTLANFTPGYSPDGSAPVGIVVTGTPASETLRAGLGGDTVDGLGGADTLYGDPGADLMRGGEGDDQIFGEAGNDVIEGNAGNDYLEGGIGNDVLEGGDGDDRLFAGQGTDTLNGGLGIDYLSLSGSSGLGDGGDGNDTIDAYQGRGTITVLGGDGNDLIYASYQATSQTIDGGAGDDTLLYLGYRAGVTVNAGNGADSLTFWTNTNANALVTLGSGSDVMGIHDVWAGGTNLATVTDFAAGSGGDVILLNNFLAGLQGWDGSANPFGAGFMRLLTSGSDTLFQIDQNGGGNSYATIYTLQNTNAANLTLANFTPGYSPDGSAPVGIVVTGTPASETLRAGLGGDTVDGLGGADTLYGDPGADLMRGGEGDDQIFGEAGNDVIEGNAGNDYLEGGIGNDVLEGGDGDDRLFAGQGTDTLNGGLGIDYLSLSGSSGLGDGGDGNDTIDAYQGRGTITVLGGDGNDLIYASYQATSQTIDGGAGDDTLLYLGYRAGVTVNAGNGADSLTFWTNTNANALVTLGSGSDVMGIHDVWAGGTNLATVTDFAAGSGGDVILLNNFLAGLQGWDGSANPFGAGFMRLLTAGSDTLFQIDRDGGGNSYTTVYTLQNTNAANFTLANFTPLYPPDGDGIQGQVITGTGALSGFFGNDSITGGNGADTLSGGNGNDTLLAGGGDDRLIGGFGRDWMTGGSGADAFVFNIMTEGPDQIADFTSADDTLLFNAAAFNIAGGSTVSLAGTSGGVTSFSVSSRPTASFQYEADGDLWWLDSTAQAPQLLLATLQGTPSLQASDLVFF, encoded by the coding sequence ATGGCCCGCCGCATTCTGAACGGAACCGCATTCTCCGACAGCATCAATGCGTCCGGCCTCCCCTTGGGCGATTTCGCCCGTTCTCTGCTGGGTGACGGTAACGACGTTTTCGAAGGCTCCACCGGCCATGACCAGGCCTTTGGCGAGGCCGGAAACGACGCACTCTTCGGGCGGTTGGGAAATGACAGCCTGGTCGGCGGCGACGGCAATGACACGCTAGATGGCAGCGATGGGAACGACACCCTCGATGGTGGCGACGGCAATGACAGCCTGGACGGTGGCATGGGCGCCGATGTTCTGAACGGCGGTTCCGGCAATAATCGAATCCGCGCGGGCGAGGGCAATGATCGCGTCACCGCCGGTGATGACGGCGACATGATCTGGGGCGACGCCGGCAACGACACGATCCATGCCGGCGGCGGCAACAACTGGGTCTATGGCGGCGATGGTCACGACAGCATCACCGCCGGTGATGACGGCGACATGATCTGGGGCGACGCCGGCAACGACACGATCCATGCCGGCGGCGGCAACAACTGGGTCTATGGCGGCGATGGCCACGACAGCATCACCGCCGGTGATACCGGCGACATGATCTGGGGCGATGCCGGCAACGACACGATCAACGCCGGCGGCGGCAACAATTGGGTCTATGGCGGCCTGGGCCATGACAGCATCCGCGCCGGCACCGGCGGGGACATGATCTATGGCGAGGATGGCGACGACACCATCCTGGATGAAGGCGGCAACAACTGGGCCTATGGCGGCCAGGGCAATGACCGAATCACCATGGGTGACGGCAACGACCAGGTGACCGGCGATGCCGGCAACGACACCATCAACGCCGGCGGCGGCAACAACTACGCCTATGGCGGCCTCGGCCAGGACAGCCTGACCGCGGGTGATGGCGCGGATATGCTGAGTGGCGATGACGGGAATGACACGCTGCTGGGCGGCCGTGGCCAGGACCAGGTGTTTGGCGGCGCCGGCAACGACTTCGTGCTTCAGGGCCGCAATGACGGCGCCCCGGGCCAGGACATGCTGCGCGGTGGTGCGGGCACCGATACCCTTCGCTTCACCTTCACGCGGGCCGAATGGTTCAACGCCGCCAACCAGACCGAGCTGGCGCGGCTGGTGGCCGAAAATGCGGCGCCACCGGCGCGGGCTGGCGGTGTGGTCACCAGCAATCTGTTCGGCCTGAACTTCGCCGAATTCGAAGAGCTTTCCGTCGCGGTGGAGGGCCAGATCCTGACCGCCGCGGATGACGCCGTGACCGCCCGTGCCGATACCTTCAACCTGTCGGAAGGTGCGGCCGTCAGTGGCAGCGTGGTCGCCAATGACATCGTGCCTGACCTGATCGCCTCGGTTGCGCTGGTCGGCGCGCCGCCCAGCCCTGGCATCTTCTCGCTCAGCAATGCGGGGTTGCTGAGTTTCGACACCGGCACCTCATTCGAATATCTGGCGGCCGGGCAGGTCGCGACGCTGCGCTTCAACTATCGCGTGACGGATGCCGACGGCGATACGGGCGATGCGGTGGTGACGCTGCGCATCACCGGCGTGAATGACGCGGCCACCATTTCCGGCACCAACACTGGCGCCATCATCGAGGATTCGGCCGCGCGGCTCAGCGGCAGGCTGATCGTCAGTGACGTGGATACGGGAGAGGCACGCTTTGCCGCGCCGGTCTCGCTGATCGGCACATACGGAACCTTCACCTTCAACACGAATACGGGGGATTGGGGCTATCGCCTGAACAATGCCTCCGCCCAGGTTCAGGCGCTGACGGCCGGCCAATTGGTGAATGACACGCTGACCGTCACCTCGCGGGATGGAACGGCGAGCAGCACCATCACCATCGCCGTAACCGGCGCGAATGATGCGGCCAGCATTTCCGGCAACAGCACGGGCTCCGTCACCGAGGATGGCATGCTCACCGCCTCGGGCATGCTGGGCGTGACCGATGTGGATGCGGGCCAGGCGGTCTTTGCGACCCCAGGCTCGCTCACCGGCGTCTATGGCAGCTTTACCTTCCATGCGAGCACCGGCGCCTGGGGCTATGCGCTGAACAATGCGGCGGCAAATGTGCAGGCGCTGGCCGCGGGCCAGGTGGTGCAGGACACGCTGACCGTCACCTCGCTGGATGGCACGGCGAGCCGGGTGATCAGCGTGGCCATCAACGGCGTGAATGACGCGCCCACCAACCTGGCTGACAGCAACCTCGCCGCCAATGCGGTGCTGGAGGGTGCGGCCAATGGCAGCGCTACGGGCGTCACCATGCTGGCGAGCGACCCCGATGGCGGGGCACTGAGCTACAGCTTCAAGGTGGCGGGCGTCGCTTCCGCAGTGGATGCCACGGGGCGCTTTGCCATTGATGCGACCACGGGCGTGATCACCGTTGCCAACGGCGCCCTGCTGAATTTCGAGGCGGGGGCCACCCAGAACCTGACCGTCTTCGCGCGGGATTCGCTCGGCGCCGAGACCTCCGCCAATGTGGCGATCCAACTCACCGACCGCGACGAGACGCCGCCGAGCGCCGTGATCCTCAGCTTCGAGGATGTGCCCGGCGGCGCGCTGAGCGATGGCGGGGAGCGGCCGCTGACCAGCTATGCCGGCTTCACCTTCGGACAGGCGGGCATCTACAATCCGGATGGCGCGCTGGGCTACACGACCAGCTCCGGCACCACACTGGCCTTCTTTGGCGAGGCGCGGGGCAATGAGGTGCCGGGCTATCCTGCGCCGGCCGGCTCGCCGCTGACGGTGAACCGGGCGGATGGCGCGGATTTCGACTTCTACGGCGCCTTCTTCTCGGCGGCCTTTGGCAGCACGCTGCCGATCACGGCGCGCGCCTATGATGACGGCGCGCTGGTCGGGACCGTCACCATCACCGTGCCCTACGGCGCCGCGCCGCATTATGATTTCGGCGATCAATATCCGGGGCAGCGCTTCACCAGCATTGACCGGTTGGAGTTCAGCGCGAATGACTATTTCGGGCTGGATGATTTCGCGTTTGGCAATGTGACGGCCAGCATCCTTGGCGCCAACGACGCCGCGACGACCAATGAGGACGCGGCGGTGACGCTGAATGTCCTGTCCAATGACACTGGCTTGGCGCTCACGCTCGAAGGGATCGAGCTGGTCAACGGCTTTGGTGGCTTCTCACTGCTGGGCAACCAGGTGGTCTTCGACCCGCGGGGCGTCGCCGGCTACCAGGCGCTTTGGACGGGCGAGACCGCCACAAGCACCGCGCGCTACACGCTACGCGACGGCAATGGCCAGACCACGACGGCCGAGGTGACGGTGACCGTGACCGGGGTGAATGACGCGCCCGTGGTCAATGGCAGCATCGCCAATCTTTCGGGCCAGGTGCAGACCAACTTCAACTTCACCGTCCCTGACACTCTGTTCGTGGACAGCGATGGCGAAGGTGCGATCACGCTTTCCGCCACGCTGAATGACGGCAGCCCGCTGCCCGCCTGGCTCATCTTCGATGCCGCGACGCGCAGCTTCACCGGCACACCGCCGGCAGATGCGGCGGATAACTATCAGATCCGGCTGCGCGGCAGTGAGGCGGATGGGGTGAGCAGCACGCTCACCTTCAACCTGACCGTGCTGGACGCGCCGCCGGTGATCGGCTCGCCCGGGAGCGATACGCTGTGGGGCACGATCAATGGGCAGTTGGTGGACGGCCTTGGTGGCGCTGACACGCTGTACGGCGACCCTGGCGCGGATTTGATGCGCGGTGGGGAGGGCGATGACCAGATCTACGGCGAGGCCGGCAATGATGTGATCGAGGGCAATGCTGGAAATGACTACCTCGAGGGCGGCATCGGAAATGATGTGCTGGAGGGCGGTGATGGCGATGATCGGCTGTTCGCTGGCCAGGGGACCGATACGCTCAACGGCGGCCTTGGTATTGATTATCTGAGTTTGTCCGGCAGTAGCGGCCTCGGCGATGGCGGCGACGGCAATGACACCATTGACGCGTATCAGGGCCGCGGGACCATCACCGTTCTGGGTGGCGACGGCAACGACCTGATCTACGCATCCTACCAAGCGACGAGCCAGACGATCGACGGTGGTGCCGGCGATGATACGCTGCTGTATCTGGGTTACAGGGCCGGCGTCACCGTCAATGCGGGGAATGGCGCGGATAGCCTCACTTTTTGGACGAACACGAACGCCAATGCCCTGGTCACGCTGGGCAGCGGCAGCGACGTGATGGGTATCCATGACGTTTGGGCTGGCGGCACAAACCTCGCGACCGTCACCGATTTCGCTGCCGGCAGCGGCGGCGACGTGATCCTGCTCAACAACTTCCTGGCCGGGCTGCAAGGCTGGGATGGCAGCGCCAACCCCTTCGGCGCAGGCTTCATGCGCCTGCTGACCTCGGGCAGCGACACACTGTTCCAGATTGACCAGAATGGCGGTGGCAACAGCTACGCCACCATCTACACACTCCAAAACACCAATGCCGCCAACCTCACGCTGGCCAACTTCACGCCAGGCTATTCCCCGGACGGTTCCGCCCCGGTTGGGATCGTCGTCACTGGGACCCCCGCCAGCGAAACTCTTCGGGCTGGCCTCGGTGGGGATACGGTGGACGGCCTTGGTGGTGCTGACACGCTGTATGGCGACCCTGGCGCGGATTTGATGCGCGGTGGTGAGGGTGATGACCAGATCTTCGGCGAGGCCGGCAATGATGTGATCGAGGGCAATGCTGGAAATGACTACCTCGAGGGCGGCATCGGAAATGATGTGCTGGAGGGCGGTGATGGCGATGATCGGCTGTTCGCTGGCCAGGGGACCGATACGCTCAACGGCGGCCTTGGTATTGATTATCTGAGTTTGTCCGGCAGTAGCGGCCTCGGCGATGGCGGCGACGGCAATGACACCATTGACGCGTATCAGGGCCGCGGGACCATCACCGTTCTGGGTGGCGACGGCAACGACCTGATCTACGCATCCTACCAAGCGACGAGCCAGACGATCGACGGTGGTGCCGGCGATGATACGCTGCTGTATCTGGGTTACAGGGCCGGCGTCACCGTCAATGCGGGGAATGGCGCGGATAGCCTCACTTTTTGGACGAACACGAACGCCAATGCCCTGGTCACGCTGGGCAGCGGCAGCGACGTGATGGGTATCCATGACGTTTGGGCTGGCGGCACAAACCTCGCGACCGTCACCGATTTCGCTGCCGGCAGCGGCGGCGACGTGATCCTGCTCAACAACTTCCTGGCCGGGCTGCAAGGCTGGGATGGCAGCGCCAACCCCTTCGGCGCAGGCTTCATGCGCCTGCTGACCTCGGGCAGCGACACACTGTTCCAGATTGACCAGAATGGCGGTGGCAACAGCTACGCCACCATCTACACACTCCAAAACACCAATGCCGCCAACCTCACGCTGGCCAACTTCACGCCAGGCTATTCCCCGGACGGTTCCGCCCCGGTTGGGATCGTCGTCACTGGGACCCCCGCCAGCGAAACTCTTCGGGCTGGCCTCGGTGGGGATACGGTGGACGGCCTTGGTGGTGCTGACACGCTGTATGGCGACCCTGGCGCGGATTTGATGCGCGGTGGTGAGGGTGATGACCAGATCTTCGGCGAGGCCGGCAATGATGTGATCGAGGGCAATGCTGGAAATGACTACCTCGAGGGCGGCATCGGAAATGATGTGCTGGAGGGCGGTGATGGCGATGATCGGCTGTTCGCTGGCCAGGGGACCGATACGCTCAACGGCGGCCTTGGTATTGATTATCTGAGTTTGTCCGGCAGTAGCGGCCTCGGCGATGGCGGCGACGGCAATGACACCATTGACGCGTATCAGGGCCGCGGGACCATCACCGTTCTGGGTGGCGACGGCAACGACCTGATCTACGCATCCTACCAAGCGACGAGCCAGACGATCGACGGTGGTGCCGGCGATGATACGCTGCTGTATCTGGGTTACAGGGCCGGCGTCACCGTCAATGCGGGGAATGGCGCGGATAGCCTCACTTTTTGGACGAACACGAACGCCAATGCCCTGGTCACGCTGGGCAGCGGCAGCGACGTGATGGGTATCCATGACGTTTGGGCTGGCGGCACAAACCTCGCGACCGTCACCGATTTCGCTGCCGGCAGCGGCGGCGACGTGATCCTGCTCAACAACTTCCTGGCCGGGCTGCAAGGCTGGGATGGCAGCGCCAACCCCTTCGGTGCGGGCTTCATGCGCCTGCTCACCGCGGGCAGTGATACCCTCTTCCAGATTGACCGCGACGGCGGCGGCAACAGCTACACCACCGTCTACACACTCCAAAACACCAACGCCGCCAACTTCACGCTGGCCAACTTCACGCCGCTCTACCCGCCCGATGGCGATGGCATTCAGGGCCAGGTCATCACCGGAACCGGCGCGCTCTCCGGCTTCTTCGGTAATGACAGCATCACGGGCGGCAATGGCGCGGATACGCTGAGTGGCGGGAATGGTAATGACACGCTGCTGGCCGGCGGCGGGGATGATCGGCTCATCGGTGGCTTCGGCCGGGATTGGATGACGGGCGGCAGCGGTGCCGATGCCTTCGTCTTCAACATCATGACCGAAGGCCCGGACCAGATCGCCGATTTTACCTCGGCCGATGACACGCTGTTGTTCAACGCGGCGGCCTTCAACATCGCGGGCGGCAGCACTGTTTCCCTGGCCGGCACCTCCGGCGGCGTGACCAGCTTCAGCGTCTCCAGCCGCCCCACCGCCAGCTTCCAATACGAGGCGGATGGCGATCTCTGGTGGCTGGACAGCACCGCTCAGGCACCGCAACTCCTGCTGGCCACACTGCAAGGCACGCCGAGCCTGCAAGCCAGTGACTTGGTATTCTTCTGA
- a CDS encoding UbiH/UbiF/VisC/COQ6 family ubiquinone biosynthesis hydroxylase: MNLIAAPNPISHPTLEVAVAIIGAGPVGATLAAALAARGVPVAVVDAAPLPPMELAGFDGRAYAIALASKRLLERAGIWERLPSAPCPIEGIKVADGRVGEAPSSLDLDFEAAEVADEPFGWMVEARALRVALNARLPHLAHLQAFAPMTAKVTRDAEGATVTLADGRVIRARLVVGAEGRGSPLRQQAGIGTARHDYGQVGMVGAFAHEKPHHNRALELFLPAGPFAQLPLADLGSFGTSAWPHASSFVWTERRSVAMRMLALPDADFARELRRRIGGHLGEIEPIGRRWHYPLTAMHATRYVAGRLALVGDAAHGMHPIAGQGLNIGFRDVAALTDLVAEAHAAGEDVGSTALLARYQAQRRPDALMMIGATHVLEKLFGNDIGPIRWARRLGIAAVDRIPGLKRAFARQAMGLPLRG; the protein is encoded by the coding sequence ATGAACCTGATCGCCGCTCCTAACCCGATATCCCACCCGACGCTGGAGGTTGCTGTTGCCATCATCGGCGCCGGCCCGGTCGGTGCCACGCTGGCCGCGGCCCTGGCCGCGCGGGGCGTGCCCGTCGCCGTGGTGGATGCCGCCCCGCTGCCGCCTATGGAACTCGCCGGCTTCGATGGCCGCGCCTATGCCATAGCACTCGCCTCCAAGCGCCTGCTGGAGCGCGCCGGCATCTGGGAGCGCCTGCCCAGCGCGCCCTGCCCCATCGAGGGCATCAAGGTGGCAGATGGCCGCGTGGGGGAGGCGCCCTCCTCGCTCGATCTCGATTTCGAAGCCGCCGAGGTGGCGGATGAGCCCTTTGGCTGGATGGTCGAGGCGCGGGCGCTGCGCGTGGCGCTGAACGCCCGGCTGCCGCATCTGGCGCATCTGCAGGCCTTCGCGCCGATGACAGCGAAGGTGACCCGCGATGCCGAGGGCGCCACCGTGACCCTGGCGGATGGGCGGGTGATCCGCGCGCGGCTGGTGGTCGGCGCCGAGGGGCGCGGCAGCCCGCTGCGGCAGCAGGCGGGGATCGGGACGGCCCGGCATGATTACGGACAGGTCGGCATGGTCGGCGCCTTTGCGCATGAAAAGCCGCACCACAACCGCGCGCTGGAGCTATTTCTCCCCGCCGGCCCCTTCGCGCAATTGCCGCTGGCGGACCTGGGCAGCTTCGGCACCAGCGCCTGGCCGCATGCCTCATCCTTTGTCTGGACCGAGCGGCGCAGTGTCGCGATGCGCATGCTGGCCCTGCCCGACGCGGATTTCGCCCGGGAGTTGCGCCGGCGGATCGGCGGGCATCTGGGCGAGATCGAGCCCATCGGCCGCCGCTGGCACTACCCGCTGACCGCCATGCACGCGACGCGCTACGTGGCTGGGCGCCTGGCTTTGGTGGGCGATGCGGCGCATGGCATGCACCCCATCGCCGGGCAGGGGCTGAATATCGGCTTCCGCGACGTGGCGGCCCTGACCGACCTGGTGGCCGAAGCGCATGCCGCCGGCGAGGATGTGGGAAGCACCGCGCTTTTGGCACGGTATCAGGCGCAGCGGCGGCCGGATGCGCTGATGATGATCGGTGCCACGCATGTGCTGGAAAAACTGTTCGGCAATGACATCGGGCCGATCCGCTGGGCGCGGCGGCTGGGGATCGCGGCGGTGGACCGGATCCCCGGGCTGAAGCGGGCCTTTGCAAGGCAGGCGATGGGGCTGCCGCTTCGCGGGTGA
- a CDS encoding P-II family nitrogen regulator, which produces MKLVMAIIKPFKLDEVRDSLTPLGVQGLTVTEVKGFGRQKGQTEIYRGAEYQVSFLPKLKIEVAVASELVDAVVEAIAASARTGKIGDGKIFVLDLDRALRIRTGETDGAAL; this is translated from the coding sequence ATGAAGCTCGTGATGGCGATCATCAAGCCCTTCAAGCTCGATGAGGTGCGCGATTCGCTCACGCCCCTCGGCGTGCAGGGGCTGACGGTGACGGAGGTGAAGGGGTTCGGCCGGCAAAAGGGGCAGACCGAGATCTACCGTGGCGCCGAATACCAGGTGAGCTTCCTGCCCAAGCTCAAGATCGAAGTGGCGGTTGCCTCCGAGCTGGTGGATGCCGTGGTGGAGGCGATTGCCGCCTCGGCCCGGACCGGCAAGATCGGCGACGGCAAGATCTTTGTCCTCGATCTGGACCGCGCGCTGCGCATCCGTACCGGTGAAACCGACGGGGCCGCCCTGTGA